Proteins from a single region of Flaviflexus salsibiostraticola:
- the msrA gene encoding peptide-methionine (S)-S-oxide reductase MsrA, which yields MGFLQFSRPPVVTADTALRGRDIPVLPHPRPHTVLGTAIDAPPAEGQEEAYLALGCYWGAEKIFWELGAETTAVGFMGGYTKNPTYMEVCTGLTGHTETVRVVFDPEKISYAQILQAFFESHDPTTLNRQGNDRGTQYRSAVFATTDEQYETALKIRDLYQTVLDEAGRDAIVTEVHEPGQTFYYAEDDHQQYLDKNPGGYNCHARTGLACPVA from the coding sequence ATGGGTTTTCTACAGTTCAGCAGGCCGCCTGTCGTCACGGCCGATACCGCGCTGCGCGGCCGCGACATCCCGGTCCTCCCCCACCCCCGCCCGCACACCGTCCTCGGCACCGCGATCGATGCACCGCCGGCGGAGGGTCAGGAGGAGGCCTACCTCGCGCTCGGCTGCTACTGGGGCGCTGAGAAAATCTTCTGGGAGCTCGGTGCCGAGACGACGGCCGTCGGTTTCATGGGCGGCTACACAAAGAACCCCACGTACATGGAGGTGTGCACCGGACTCACCGGGCATACCGAAACCGTCCGAGTCGTCTTCGACCCGGAGAAGATCTCCTACGCCCAGATCCTCCAGGCCTTCTTCGAATCGCACGACCCGACGACGCTCAACAGGCAGGGCAACGACCGCGGCACCCAGTACCGCTCCGCCGTCTTCGCCACCACCGACGAGCAGTACGAGACGGCCCTCAAGATCCGCGACCTCTATCAGACCGTCCTCGACGAGGCCGGCAGGGACGCGATCGTCACCGAGGTGCACGAGCCCGGCCAGACCTTCTACTACGCCGAGGACGATCATCAGCAGTACCTCGACAAGAACCCGGGCGGCTACAACTGTCATGCTCGGACGGGGCTGGCCTGCCCGGTGGCCTGA
- the mbhE gene encoding hydrogen gas-evolving membrane-bound hydrogenase subunit E — protein MSLVLILAATWALVALTPLLSRFLGRAVGWPLAAGLLAVAALLAARRPEGDITEAVQWIPALDVAFGLRLNGLGFLFAGLVLIIGAIVLIYSASYKSARATGFFTTMMAFAAAMLTLVLADDLVVLFVAWELTTIASFLLILGSGESGRRPATRTLLVTAVGGQALLAAVILIAVRTGTTELTAALGHDAWNDTGFTSAVAVLIAVAAMTKSAQFPFHSWLPDAMVAPAPVSAYLHAAAMVKAGIFLLMVFSPAVSAAVVWPILLITVGVITTIMGAVFALRTKDIKQLFAYSTVSQLGLLVAVIGIGTPLAMKAASIHVLAHGLFKAAGFMAVGLIEKRAGTRDVRELRGLRRSMPWDTAMLVLAAASMAGLPPLLGFISKEAILDAMISAPFGLGWIAAAGVVLGAALTVAYSLRLVLPLLTGRPFAVAPWRETWPMSGAVTVTASAGLLLGLVVPVLDRLVVPAAAEAARVPASKVPGLALWHGIGPPLLASVLAIAVGAVIAVLYLRSEHAEADAEERAFTAVGAVQATLDSIIAAGRRVGDLTRSDTPAGNLAVPLVLIAASAFALPGLWRGMPEHVADIQLVDSLLLAMTGLGTFAMMRARSRLAALVLLTVVGFALVLWFFALGASDVALTQLLVEILTVVVIVLVLKRLPREFDRESRRRRAVAVPIALLSGVAATAAVLTFSGHRDLAEAGRFFLEEAEGLTGGTNVVNTILVDFRALDTLGELVVLALTAVAIVALLDARPLASRRITPVATSVVEDPQRNALFMRDSGWILIPLMGIISVYALMRGHNAPGGGFISALIGAAAIILIYLASHNDRVPSLERPYLAISGAGILIAVVMGLVGLAEGAFLNPIHGEVLGVHVSTAIIFDVGVYLAVFGVILTAINRLGMTRTGEVTPAVIVEPPAESVANQEGPR, from the coding sequence ATGAGTCTTGTCCTCATCCTCGCCGCCACCTGGGCGCTCGTCGCACTCACGCCTCTCCTGTCTCGGTTCCTCGGCCGGGCCGTCGGCTGGCCGCTCGCCGCCGGTCTTCTCGCCGTCGCCGCACTCCTTGCCGCGCGCCGACCGGAGGGTGACATCACCGAGGCCGTGCAGTGGATCCCGGCCCTTGACGTCGCGTTCGGGCTGCGGCTGAACGGACTCGGGTTCCTCTTCGCGGGACTGGTCCTCATCATCGGCGCGATCGTCCTCATCTACTCCGCGAGCTATAAGTCGGCGAGGGCCACGGGTTTCTTCACGACAATGATGGCGTTCGCGGCGGCCATGCTCACCCTCGTTCTCGCCGATGATCTCGTCGTCCTCTTCGTCGCCTGGGAGCTCACGACGATCGCGTCGTTCCTGCTGATCCTCGGCTCTGGCGAGAGCGGCCGGAGGCCGGCGACCCGCACCCTTCTCGTGACGGCAGTGGGAGGTCAGGCTCTGCTCGCCGCGGTCATCCTCATTGCCGTGAGGACCGGCACGACGGAGCTGACCGCAGCGCTGGGGCACGATGCCTGGAATGACACCGGGTTCACCTCTGCGGTGGCGGTGCTGATCGCGGTCGCGGCGATGACGAAGTCGGCGCAGTTCCCGTTCCACTCATGGTTGCCCGATGCCATGGTGGCGCCCGCCCCGGTGAGTGCTTACCTCCATGCCGCCGCCATGGTCAAAGCCGGCATCTTCCTCCTCATGGTGTTCTCACCCGCCGTCTCGGCAGCCGTCGTGTGGCCGATCCTCCTCATCACCGTCGGCGTCATCACCACCATCATGGGAGCGGTCTTCGCGCTGCGGACGAAGGACATCAAGCAGCTCTTCGCCTACTCAACCGTGAGCCAGCTCGGCCTGCTCGTCGCCGTCATCGGGATCGGCACGCCGCTTGCGATGAAGGCGGCGTCGATCCACGTCCTCGCCCACGGGCTGTTCAAGGCCGCCGGGTTCATGGCCGTCGGGCTGATCGAGAAACGTGCCGGCACGCGCGATGTGCGGGAGCTGCGGGGACTGCGTCGGTCCATGCCCTGGGACACGGCCATGCTGGTTCTCGCCGCTGCCTCGATGGCGGGTCTGCCGCCCCTCCTCGGCTTCATCTCGAAGGAGGCGATCCTCGATGCCATGATCTCCGCGCCGTTTGGGTTGGGATGGATCGCCGCGGCCGGCGTCGTCCTCGGTGCGGCCCTCACCGTCGCCTACTCCCTGCGCCTCGTCCTGCCACTCCTCACCGGCAGGCCGTTCGCGGTCGCCCCGTGGAGGGAGACCTGGCCGATGTCGGGCGCCGTCACCGTCACAGCGTCGGCAGGCCTCCTCCTCGGACTCGTCGTGCCCGTACTCGATCGGCTCGTCGTCCCTGCTGCGGCCGAGGCGGCCCGTGTCCCCGCGTCAAAGGTGCCCGGACTGGCGCTCTGGCATGGCATTGGACCGCCGCTCCTCGCATCGGTACTCGCCATCGCGGTCGGAGCCGTCATCGCCGTCCTCTACCTCCGCTCGGAGCACGCAGAGGCCGATGCGGAGGAGCGCGCGTTCACCGCGGTCGGCGCAGTGCAGGCGACGCTCGATAGCATCATCGCGGCCGGCAGGCGGGTCGGTGACCTGACCCGGTCCGACACTCCCGCCGGGAACCTCGCCGTCCCTCTCGTCCTCATCGCCGCATCCGCCTTCGCCCTTCCCGGCCTATGGCGGGGAATGCCGGAGCACGTCGCTGACATCCAGCTGGTCGACAGTCTGCTCCTGGCGATGACGGGCCTCGGCACCTTCGCCATGATGAGGGCCCGGTCGAGGCTGGCCGCGCTCGTCCTGCTGACCGTCGTCGGCTTCGCCTTGGTCCTCTGGTTCTTCGCTCTCGGGGCCTCCGATGTGGCTCTGACCCAGCTGCTCGTCGAGATTCTCACTGTTGTCGTCATCGTTCTCGTCCTCAAGCGCCTGCCGCGCGAATTCGACCGGGAGTCGCGTCGCCGTCGGGCCGTAGCCGTGCCCATCGCGCTTCTGAGCGGCGTGGCGGCCACAGCCGCGGTCCTCACCTTCTCAGGTCACCGGGATCTGGCCGAGGCCGGCCGCTTCTTCCTCGAGGAGGCCGAGGGCCTGACCGGCGGCACGAACGTCGTCAATACGATTCTCGTCGACTTCAGGGCGCTCGATACGCTTGGTGAGCTGGTCGTCCTCGCGCTCACCGCCGTCGCGATTGTCGCTCTGCTCGACGCCCGGCCGCTCGCGAGCCGGAGGATCACCCCTGTTGCGACGAGTGTTGTCGAGGACCCGCAGAGGAATGCGCTGTTCATGCGCGACAGCGGCTGGATCCTCATCCCGCTCATGGGAATCATCTCCGTCTATGCGCTGATGCGGGGCCACAATGCGCCGGGCGGCGGCTTCATCTCCGCGCTCATCGGTGCCGCCGCGATCATTCTCATCTACCTCGCCTCCCACAATGATCGGGTTCCCTCACTCGAGCGCCCCTACCTCGCGATCTCGGGAGCGGGCATCCTCATCGCCGTCGTCATGGGCCTGGTGGGACTGGCCGAGGGCGCTTTCCTCAATCCCATCCACGGCGAGGTCCTCGGTGTCCACGTGTCGACCGCGATCATCTTCGATGTCGGTGTCTACCTCGCGGTCTTCGGCGTCATTCTCACCGCGATCAACAGGCTCGGCATGACCAGGACAGGCGAGGTGACGCCCGCCGTCATCGTGGAGCCGCCCGCCGAGTCCGTCGCGAACCAGGAGGGTCCCCGATGA
- a CDS encoding monovalent cation/H+ antiporter complex subunit F produces MLVIDLAIVVISATILLAVWRIRTSSIPADQVIAADLLTFSVVALIALIGVRSARIGTFDLIVIATLVAFLAAVSLSRAMTGGRR; encoded by the coding sequence ATGCTCGTCATTGATCTGGCCATTGTGGTCATCAGCGCAACGATCCTTCTGGCGGTGTGGCGGATCCGAACCAGCTCCATCCCCGCCGACCAGGTGATCGCGGCCGACCTCCTGACGTTCAGCGTTGTCGCGCTCATCGCCCTCATCGGCGTGCGCTCCGCGCGGATCGGCACCTTCGACCTCATCGTCATCGCCACCCTCGTCGCGTTCCTCGCGGCCGTGTCTCTGTCGCGTGCCATGACGGGAGGGAGAAGATGA
- a CDS encoding DUF1648 domain-containing protein: MAHETRRWAAAGALLIMPAAFMILWIMWGADLPDRVPTHFDASGTADQFVAAVTYTVTVAVVLAIATILGLIAIAASWTGERFWLAGAGMMQGILVSAWLVSAVVARTGTEDLGGWVALILVSAAWGAVPAFIHPQGRPRRMHASDGAAVPSDPAVPAEPWSDTVTSPLIAAIAVMTAVVLAVMLILIPGEGAVMLIAALLLAPVILILVGLAKYRVSIDERGLRISSVYVGFPLRTFPLEDIARASAGELVPAQWGGWGWRFLPGRSAIVIRRGPALMIERASGSEFAVSLPSADDAAPVLRAYMAGRVSGA, from the coding sequence GTGGCACACGAGACCCGGCGGTGGGCCGCGGCTGGCGCACTCCTCATCATGCCGGCAGCATTCATGATCCTGTGGATCATGTGGGGAGCGGATCTGCCGGATCGGGTGCCGACCCACTTCGACGCCTCCGGAACGGCCGACCAATTCGTCGCCGCGGTCACCTACACGGTGACAGTCGCCGTTGTCCTGGCAATCGCCACCATCCTCGGTCTCATCGCCATCGCCGCGTCTTGGACGGGCGAACGGTTCTGGCTCGCGGGCGCGGGGATGATGCAGGGGATACTCGTCTCCGCATGGCTCGTTTCGGCCGTCGTTGCCCGCACCGGCACCGAGGATCTCGGCGGTTGGGTCGCCCTCATTCTCGTCAGCGCAGCCTGGGGAGCCGTCCCCGCGTTCATCCATCCCCAGGGCCGGCCTCGGCGCATGCACGCATCCGACGGCGCTGCGGTGCCTTCGGACCCAGCGGTTCCCGCCGAACCGTGGAGCGACACCGTCACCTCGCCCCTCATTGCAGCGATCGCGGTCATGACCGCCGTCGTTCTGGCGGTCATGCTCATCCTCATTCCGGGCGAGGGCGCCGTCATGCTCATCGCCGCCCTCCTCCTCGCGCCCGTCATCCTCATCCTCGTCGGGCTCGCCAAGTACCGGGTATCCATCGACGAACGTGGCCTGCGGATCAGCTCCGTCTACGTGGGATTCCCGCTCCGCACCTTCCCGCTCGAGGACATCGCACGCGCGTCGGCAGGTGAGCTCGTTCCCGCGCAATGGGGAGGATGGGGCTGGCGCTTCCTCCCGGGACGCTCCGCCATCGTCATCCGCCGAGGGCCCGCCCTCATGATCGAGCGGGCCAGCGGCTCCGAGTTCGCGGTCTCGCTGCCGTCAGCGGACGACGCCGCACCGGTCCTCCGCGCCTACATGGCGGGACGCGTGAGCGGCGCGTAG
- a CDS encoding DsrE/DsrF/DrsH-like family protein translates to MSTTPIPEGFIIPDFGATTRSAAPTSEARTDYIGPASTGGPRKMAFICSKGNLDMAYPALIMGNAALGEGVEVHIFFTFWGLDIINTKTYDSLKFTLSGNTAMHMPALGRIKPGLEHVSMPQALGNIPGMTSFATRMMNQQMEDLEIPTIPDFLDLLQASGAHMYACRLTFDMMKLLEADLHEGVEGVISAADFIEIAEGAQVVFV, encoded by the coding sequence ATGAGCACCACCCCCATCCCCGAGGGCTTCATCATCCCCGACTTCGGCGCCACGACCCGGAGTGCCGCCCCGACGAGCGAGGCACGCACCGACTACATCGGTCCGGCCTCAACCGGCGGGCCGCGGAAGATGGCCTTCATCTGCTCCAAGGGCAACCTGGACATGGCGTACCCGGCCCTCATCATGGGCAACGCCGCGCTCGGCGAGGGCGTCGAAGTCCATATCTTCTTCACCTTCTGGGGCCTCGACATCATCAACACGAAGACCTACGACAGCCTCAAGTTCACGCTGTCGGGCAACACGGCCATGCACATGCCGGCACTCGGCAGGATCAAGCCGGGACTTGAGCATGTGTCGATGCCGCAGGCTCTCGGCAATATCCCCGGCATGACGAGCTTCGCCACGCGAATGATGAATCAGCAGATGGAGGATTTGGAGATCCCCACGATCCCCGACTTCCTCGATCTCCTGCAGGCCTCGGGCGCACACATGTACGCGTGCCGCCTCACGTTCGACATGATGAAGCTGCTCGAAGCCGACCTCCACGAGGGCGTCGAGGGCGTCATCAGCGCGGCCGACTTCATCGAGATCGCCGAGGGCGCCCAGGTCGTCTTCGTCTGA
- a CDS encoding FKBP-type peptidyl-prolyl cis-trans isomerase, whose amino-acid sequence MAVELPTATGSFGDEPVLEFPTDQAPAGLHISVLEEGTGPVVNRGRQIEVNYHGQIWNGGLFDSSYKRGSTTSFPIGVGTVIAGWDEALVGKTVGSRVLISIPPEKGYGARGVPQAGIGGTDTLVFVVDIVGVK is encoded by the coding sequence ATGGCAGTCGAACTACCCACGGCCACCGGCTCCTTCGGCGACGAGCCCGTCCTGGAATTCCCGACGGACCAGGCTCCCGCCGGCCTCCACATCTCCGTCCTCGAGGAGGGCACCGGACCGGTCGTCAACCGCGGTCGCCAGATCGAGGTGAACTACCACGGCCAGATCTGGAACGGCGGACTCTTCGACTCCTCCTACAAGCGCGGCAGCACCACGAGCTTCCCGATCGGAGTCGGCACTGTCATCGCCGGATGGGACGAGGCGCTCGTCGGCAAGACCGTCGGCTCGCGCGTCCTCATCTCCATCCCGCCAGAGAAGGGCTACGGCGCGCGCGGCGTGCCCCAGGCCGGCATCGGTGGCACCGATACCCTCGTCTTCGTCGTCGACATCGTCGGGGTGAAGTGA
- a CDS encoding cation:proton antiporter, whose translation MMGIIGQILVGLGAGIFLLAGVGLFRFKDPYSRISAVATASGVGLVLVTAGVLLINPEPGNIVKGIIAIILQLITASIASIVIARSTLISGYPFSENTDTEELEDFG comes from the coding sequence ATGATGGGCATCATCGGACAGATCCTCGTCGGCCTCGGCGCCGGCATCTTCCTCCTTGCGGGCGTCGGGCTCTTCCGGTTCAAGGATCCCTACTCTCGCATCTCCGCAGTCGCAACGGCCTCGGGCGTCGGCCTCGTCCTCGTGACAGCGGGAGTTCTCCTCATCAACCCGGAGCCGGGGAACATCGTCAAAGGGATCATCGCGATCATCCTTCAGCTCATCACGGCGTCGATCGCCTCGATCGTCATCGCCCGTTCGACGCTGATATCCGGCTATCCCTTCAGTGAGAACACCGATACCGAGGAGCTCGAGGACTTTGGATAG
- a CDS encoding sodium:proton antiporter yields the protein MMLALTVGVLIAGAAFLLLQQDRFRVILGFILLSHGVNLAIISSGGSDRRDEALVSGPDIATTADPLPQAFVLTAIVIAFAITIYLIVLAVTGDDDDTTTESHVGPDADRAEEAP from the coding sequence ATGATGCTCGCTCTCACCGTCGGCGTCCTCATCGCCGGCGCAGCCTTCCTCCTCCTGCAGCAGGATCGATTCCGAGTCATCCTCGGCTTCATCCTGCTTTCCCACGGCGTCAACCTGGCGATCATCAGCTCGGGCGGCAGTGACCGGCGTGACGAGGCGCTCGTCAGCGGCCCCGATATCGCGACCACCGCAGATCCCCTCCCGCAGGCCTTCGTCCTCACCGCGATCGTCATCGCATTCGCGATCACGATCTACCTCATCGTCCTCGCGGTGACGGGGGACGATGACGACACGACGACCGAGTCGCACGTGGGACCGGATGCCGACCGGGCCGAGGAGGCGCCGTGA
- a CDS encoding Na+/H+ antiporter subunit E, with the protein MILDLLTLLPRLVWFTLWFIQQIFRSAGRTILHVIMPTDRSTPRVVRLHLGDIGSVHAAVTSILITITPGTVVLGVVGEDDDVTLLIHTLYYADADEAHRDLIQVDRRMMKAVRVGGADARH; encoded by the coding sequence ATGATCCTCGACCTTCTCACGCTCCTGCCCCGGCTCGTCTGGTTCACCCTGTGGTTCATCCAGCAGATCTTCCGCTCAGCGGGCCGCACCATCCTCCACGTCATCATGCCGACCGACAGGTCGACGCCCCGCGTCGTCCGCCTCCACCTCGGTGACATCGGCAGCGTCCACGCGGCAGTCACGTCGATCCTCATCACCATCACGCCCGGAACAGTCGTTCTCGGGGTTGTGGGCGAGGATGACGATGTCACGCTCCTCATCCACACCCTCTACTACGCCGATGCCGACGAGGCTCACCGTGACCTCATCCAGGTCGACCGACGAATGATGAAAGCCGTTCGCGTGGGAGGTGCCGATGCTCGTCATTGA
- a CDS encoding monovalent cation/H+ antiporter subunit D family protein has protein sequence MIDQLLTMFVALPLLGAGISAVLSRRPRATLTLLISVLVLNAVGGILLVSGTAGGEVYAPRVGDWPAGISIPFILDAFSALMIMVSGGLILIAVVFALLSGTGRHRLFPTLIFALTAGVNGALLTGDLFNLFIFIEVMLIPSYGLLVLARRDKGTSRSVTGSRIYVSFNLFASSLLLAGIGFVYGTAGSVHLGELAGAAQESPHVAAATALCLAALSMKAAVVPVHGWLSRSYPTTSPAMTALFSALHTKIAIYGIYRLYAVVYDGDTRHLWIGIVVFSATMLVGVLGAVGEDRMRSILAFHMVSQIGYILIGLALFTPLGLAAGIFYLIHNMIVKMSLFLSAGAIESRFGTDRLDDLRGRIGREPVLAVAFGVAAFSLAGLPPFSGFAAKLSLVWAAVDQAQWAVVAIALVTSLLTLMSMLKIFNAVFAPTFTGADPQEPLGDGGAAVRVYRPTSLGLAAPAVVLAAATLVLGLGAQALLGLAEVAADGLVDTTRYVEALMR, from the coding sequence GTGATCGACCAACTCCTCACCATGTTCGTCGCCCTGCCTCTGTTGGGGGCCGGGATCAGCGCCGTGCTCTCACGCCGGCCGCGGGCGACGCTCACGCTGCTCATCTCGGTGTTGGTACTCAACGCCGTGGGCGGGATCCTCCTCGTCTCGGGCACGGCGGGCGGCGAGGTCTATGCGCCGCGTGTGGGCGACTGGCCGGCCGGGATCTCCATCCCCTTCATCCTCGATGCGTTCTCGGCGCTCATGATCATGGTCTCCGGTGGTCTCATCCTCATCGCCGTCGTTTTCGCCCTCCTGTCGGGCACGGGCAGGCACCGGCTGTTCCCGACCCTCATCTTCGCGCTGACCGCGGGTGTCAACGGCGCCCTGTTGACAGGTGACCTGTTCAACCTCTTCATCTTCATCGAGGTCATGCTCATCCCCTCCTACGGGCTGCTTGTGCTGGCGAGGAGGGACAAGGGGACGTCCCGCTCGGTGACGGGATCCCGGATCTACGTCTCGTTCAACCTCTTCGCCTCGAGCCTTCTCCTGGCAGGGATCGGGTTCGTCTACGGGACAGCGGGAAGCGTCCACCTCGGTGAGCTCGCGGGCGCCGCGCAGGAGTCCCCGCACGTCGCGGCGGCCACGGCGCTGTGCCTGGCGGCGCTGTCGATGAAGGCGGCGGTCGTGCCCGTCCACGGCTGGCTCTCCCGCTCGTACCCGACAACATCGCCGGCGATGACGGCGCTGTTCTCGGCACTCCACACGAAGATCGCCATCTACGGGATCTACCGGCTCTACGCCGTCGTCTACGACGGGGACACGAGGCACCTGTGGATCGGGATCGTCGTCTTCAGTGCGACGATGCTCGTCGGCGTTCTCGGCGCCGTGGGTGAGGACCGGATGCGATCGATCCTTGCCTTCCACATGGTGAGCCAGATCGGCTACATCCTCATCGGCCTCGCCCTGTTCACGCCGCTGGGCCTCGCCGCCGGCATCTTCTACCTCATTCACAACATGATCGTGAAGATGTCGCTCTTCCTCAGTGCCGGTGCGATTGAGAGCAGATTCGGGACGGACCGCCTCGACGATCTGCGCGGTCGGATCGGCCGGGAGCCCGTTCTCGCTGTCGCCTTCGGCGTCGCAGCCTTCTCGCTCGCGGGACTGCCGCCGTTCTCCGGCTTCGCGGCGAAGCTCTCCCTCGTGTGGGCCGCTGTCGACCAGGCACAGTGGGCCGTCGTCGCCATCGCCCTCGTCACGAGCCTCCTCACCCTCATGTCGATGCTCAAGATCTTCAACGCGGTCTTCGCACCGACATTCACCGGCGCCGACCCACAGGAGCCGCTGGGCGATGGGGGAGCCGCAGTCCGCGTCTATCGGCCCACGTCTCTCGGCCTCGCAGCCCCCGCCGTCGTCCTGGCGGCCGCCACGCTCGTCCTGGGCCTCGGTGCCCAGGCGCTCCTCGGGCTGGCCGAGGTGGCGGCTGACGGGCTCGTCGATACCACCCGCTATGTAGAGGCGCTGATGCGATGA
- a CDS encoding AI-2E family transporter, which produces MSPSPEDEKRSIRQRASDRRERLAQGPVVRTDEAYQERMRGREQREESAVPGALRIAASWSWRLILVGVAAYFIGQFLTFFSTILLAILVAMLLTVLMEPILGFYRSRLRMPRTLAAAVALITFLLIVVGLVGGAGASIIGGFANLSDKASDGFDQLLAWLADSPLGIGSDQLQQYVDRAQEQLGDNAGNIAGGVLSATGSLVSFFTGLILALFTMFFLMRDGRSMWFFVVRMFPERARRDVNESGIRAWYTLGAYTRTQIQVAAIDAVGIAAVAAALGVSLWFPIGVLVFVGSFVPIVGAFVTGAIATLVALVDQGPTDAILMLVGVLAVQQIEGNVLQPYLQGNNLSLHPVVVVVAVTAGSILAGIFGALFAVPFVAALNVVINYLVGRDMYPEMNYDPNRRGGPPEAFDEYVRSGEEMFAKKAEAAEAKRIPGSEPAPDGPRESEEV; this is translated from the coding sequence ATGTCACCGTCACCTGAGGACGAGAAGCGATCGATCAGGCAGCGAGCCAGCGACCGGAGGGAGCGGCTCGCGCAGGGTCCAGTCGTACGGACCGATGAGGCCTACCAGGAGCGGATGAGGGGTCGGGAGCAGAGGGAGGAATCGGCCGTACCCGGTGCGCTGCGAATCGCCGCAAGCTGGTCCTGGCGTCTCATCCTCGTCGGCGTCGCCGCCTACTTCATCGGCCAGTTCCTCACGTTCTTCTCGACGATCCTGCTTGCGATCCTCGTCGCTATGCTCCTCACGGTCCTCATGGAGCCGATCCTCGGCTTCTACCGGTCGAGGCTGCGGATGCCGAGGACGCTCGCGGCCGCGGTTGCTCTCATCACCTTCCTCCTCATCGTCGTCGGGCTTGTCGGCGGTGCCGGCGCTTCGATCATCGGGGGCTTCGCCAACCTCTCGGACAAGGCCTCGGACGGTTTCGATCAGCTCCTCGCCTGGCTTGCGGACAGCCCTCTCGGGATTGGCTCCGACCAGCTTCAGCAGTATGTCGACCGCGCGCAGGAGCAGCTCGGCGACAACGCCGGTAACATCGCCGGCGGCGTGCTGAGCGCGACCGGCTCGCTCGTCTCCTTCTTCACCGGCCTCATCCTCGCGCTGTTCACGATGTTCTTCCTCATGCGGGATGGTCGGAGCATGTGGTTCTTCGTCGTCCGCATGTTCCCCGAGCGGGCTCGTCGCGACGTCAACGAGTCCGGGATCCGGGCCTGGTACACGCTCGGTGCCTACACCCGGACGCAGATCCAGGTCGCCGCCATCGACGCCGTCGGCATCGCCGCCGTCGCCGCAGCACTCGGAGTATCGCTCTGGTTCCCCATCGGCGTGCTCGTCTTCGTCGGCTCCTTCGTCCCCATCGTCGGTGCGTTCGTCACCGGTGCGATCGCGACCCTCGTCGCGCTGGTCGATCAGGGTCCGACTGACGCGATCCTCATGCTCGTCGGTGTGCTTGCCGTCCAGCAGATCGAAGGCAATGTTCTGCAGCCCTACCTCCAGGGGAACAATCTGTCGCTCCATCCGGTCGTCGTCGTCGTCGCCGTCACCGCCGGCTCGATCCTCGCAGGAATCTTCGGCGCGCTCTTCGCCGTCCCGTTCGTCGCCGCCCTCAACGTCGTCATCAACTACCTGGTCGGTCGCGACATGTATCCGGAGATGAACTACGACCCGAATAGGCGCGGCGGCCCACCCGAGGCGTTCGACGAGTACGTTCGATCGGGCGAGGAGATGTTCGCGAAGAAGGCCGAGGCCGCCGAGGCCAAGCGGATTCCCGGCTCCGAGCCTGCTCCCGACGGGCCGCGCGAGTCCGAGGAAGTCTGA
- a CDS encoding Bax inhibitor-1/YccA family protein: protein MSNPIMSRNPYFTEQRTPAGYPAMPGYQPGRGDQPQQPGIQQAYGQQGYDQQAYGQQPFGQQDQRYDAPVFGDRAANGEPALTYDDIMMKTGILLGVTVLTGILSWMLFVPDNTAAANFGTAFTIAIVASLAAFGVGLVMAFKRQLGPGLTISYAALQGVALGTLTGVLELMYEGIALQAVLATASVVAVAWFLHTSGLVRTTPKGMKIVLTIMIAAIVFSLANLFLSWTGVIDAPWGMRSAEVMGIPLGVILGVVMIVVASYMLINDFEVAKIAVANRAPRSFAWTAAIGIVMTILWIYLEVLRLIAILNQD, encoded by the coding sequence ATGAGCAATCCTATTATGTCGCGCAACCCGTACTTCACGGAGCAGCGCACCCCCGCCGGCTACCCGGCGATGCCGGGTTACCAGCCCGGCCGCGGCGACCAGCCGCAGCAGCCCGGCATCCAGCAGGCCTATGGTCAGCAGGGCTACGATCAGCAGGCGTACGGCCAGCAGCCCTTCGGCCAGCAGGACCAGCGCTACGACGCACCGGTCTTCGGTGATCGTGCGGCGAACGGCGAGCCCGCGCTGACCTATGACGACATCATGATGAAGACGGGCATCCTCCTCGGTGTCACCGTCCTCACCGGCATCCTCTCCTGGATGCTGTTCGTCCCCGACAACACGGCGGCAGCCAATTTCGGTACGGCCTTCACGATCGCGATCGTCGCGTCGCTCGCGGCCTTCGGAGTCGGCCTCGTCATGGCGTTCAAGCGCCAGCTCGGCCCCGGCCTCACCATCTCCTATGCCGCCCTCCAGGGTGTCGCGCTCGGCACCCTGACCGGCGTTCTTGAGCTCATGTACGAGGGCATCGCCCTTCAGGCCGTTCTCGCAACCGCCTCGGTTGTGGCGGTCGCCTGGTTCCTCCACACGTCCGGTCTCGTTCGGACGACCCCCAAGGGTATGAAGATCGTCCTCACGATCATGATCGCCGCGATCGTCTTCTCGCTCGCCAACCTCTTCCTGTCCTGGACCGGCGTCATCGATGCCCCCTGGGGCATGAGGTCGGCTGAGGTCATGGGCATTCCCCTCGGCGTCATCCTCGGCGTCGTCATGATCGTCGTTGCCTCCTACATGCTCATCAACGACTTCGAGGTCGCGAAGATCGCCGTCGCCAACCGTGCGCCGAGGTCGTTCGCCTGGACTGCCGCCATCGGCATCGTCATGACGATCCTGTGGATCTACCTCGAGGTCCTGCGCCTCATCGCCATCCTCAACCAGGATTGA